The proteins below come from a single Micromonospora citrea genomic window:
- a CDS encoding DUF3618 domain-containing protein yields the protein MSTDPDQIRREIEATRSNLSSDVDALAYKVSPARIVDDRKQRARNALQNVRDKVMGTASDLGHSTKHGAHSVGDHASSAASAVSDKAHSAASTVGDKAHSAASTVSDAAHRAPHVIRQKSEGNPLAAGLIAFGVGWLASSLIPATSREQQMASQVKEKAGEHAGVVKEKLGEVATELKEELREPAQHATESVKSTAQEAVHAVKDDTRSAAHDVKDQAQQSREQVRY from the coding sequence ATGAGCACCGACCCGGACCAGATCCGCCGGGAGATCGAAGCCACCCGGAGCAACCTGAGCTCCGACGTGGACGCGCTGGCGTACAAGGTCAGCCCCGCCCGCATCGTCGACGACCGCAAGCAGCGGGCCCGCAACGCACTGCAGAATGTGAGGGACAAGGTGATGGGAACCGCTTCCGACCTGGGTCACAGCACCAAGCACGGCGCCCACTCGGTGGGCGACCACGCCTCCTCGGCGGCGTCCGCCGTCAGCGACAAGGCGCACTCGGCCGCCTCGACGGTCGGTGACAAGGCGCACTCGGCCGCCTCGACGGTCAGCGACGCCGCGCACCGGGCCCCGCACGTGATCCGCCAGAAGTCCGAGGGCAACCCGCTGGCCGCCGGCCTGATCGCGTTCGGCGTCGGCTGGCTCGCCTCCTCGCTGATCCCGGCCACCAGCCGCGAGCAGCAGATGGCGTCGCAGGTCAAGGAGAAGGCCGGCGAGCACGCCGGGGTCGTGAAGGAGAAGCTGGGCGAGGTCGCCACCGAACTGAAGGAGGAGCTGCGCGAGCCGGCGCAGCACGCCACCGAGTCGGTCAAGTCCACCGCCCAGGAGGCGGTGCACGCCGTCAAGGACGACACCCGCTCCGCCGCCCACGACGTGAAGGACCAGGCGCAGCAGTCGCGCGAACAGGTGCGGTACTGA
- a CDS encoding cytochrome P450, which produces MATIPTERSPDSSLAFLRDGYRFVGRRCDRHGSDIFQARLLLERTICLRGRPAAELFYDAERFVRAGAMPKRAQRTLTGRGGVQGLDGPDHADRKAMFMSIMTPDAIRHLGQLFDDEWRARVPAWESGGPVVLYDEVARMLTRAVCAWAGVPLAGGEVDRRTADLHAMIEGPAALGLRHWRGLFGRRRGERWIGGVIDRERVGTLPAPEGSALRVIAEHRDARGRLLPRRIAAVELLNILRPTVAVDRFVVFAALALHDHPAWRQRVRESEEVTESFVQEVRRFYPFFPVAAARVRRSFDWRGYHFPRGRRVLLDLYGTDHHPRLWPEPERFRPERFTGWRGDPFGLVPQGGGQHLTGHRCAGEWITIELMKRAVTNLTTAMRYEVPPQDLALSLSRMPALPPSGFMITNVRRTA; this is translated from the coding sequence ATGGCCACCATCCCGACGGAGCGCAGCCCCGACAGTTCGCTGGCGTTCCTGCGCGACGGCTACCGCTTCGTCGGCCGCCGATGCGACCGCCACGGCAGCGACATCTTCCAGGCCCGGCTGCTGCTGGAGCGCACCATCTGTCTGCGCGGGCGGCCGGCTGCCGAGCTCTTCTACGACGCCGAGCGCTTCGTCCGCGCGGGGGCCATGCCGAAGCGGGCGCAGCGCACCCTCACCGGCCGGGGCGGCGTGCAGGGCCTGGACGGCCCGGACCACGCGGACCGCAAGGCCATGTTCATGTCGATCATGACGCCGGACGCCATCCGTCACCTCGGGCAACTCTTCGACGACGAGTGGCGCGCCCGTGTCCCGGCCTGGGAGTCGGGCGGCCCGGTGGTGCTCTACGACGAGGTGGCCCGGATGCTGACCCGCGCGGTCTGCGCCTGGGCGGGCGTCCCGCTGGCCGGCGGCGAGGTCGACCGACGCACCGCGGACCTGCACGCGATGATCGAGGGACCGGCGGCGCTCGGCCTGCGGCACTGGCGGGGCCTGTTCGGCCGCCGCCGGGGCGAGCGCTGGATCGGCGGCGTCATCGACCGCGAGCGCGTCGGCACGCTGCCGGCGCCCGAGGGCAGCGCGCTGCGGGTCATCGCCGAGCACCGGGACGCCCGGGGGCGGCTGCTCCCCCGCCGGATAGCGGCGGTCGAGCTGCTCAACATCCTGCGCCCCACGGTCGCCGTCGACCGTTTCGTCGTCTTCGCCGCCCTGGCCCTGCACGACCATCCGGCCTGGCGGCAGCGCGTCCGCGAGAGCGAGGAGGTCACCGAGAGCTTCGTGCAGGAGGTACGCCGCTTCTATCCCTTCTTCCCGGTCGCCGCGGCCCGGGTCCGCCGCTCCTTCGACTGGCGGGGCTACCACTTCCCGCGCGGCCGTCGGGTGCTGCTCGACCTGTACGGCACCGACCACCACCCCCGGCTCTGGCCCGAGCCGGAGCGGTTCCGCCCGGAACGCTTCACCGGCTGGCGGGGCGACCCGTTCGGCCTCGTCCCGCAGGGCGGCGGCCAGCACCTGACCGGCCACCGCTGCGCGGGCGAGTGGATCACCATCGAGCTGATGAAGCGGGCCGTGACCAACCTGACCACCGCCATGCGCTACGAGGTGCCCCCGCAGGACCTGGCGCTGAGCCTCAGCCGGATGCCGGCGCTGCCGCCGAGCGGCTTCATGATCACGAACGTCCGGCGTACGGCCTGA
- a CDS encoding histidine phosphatase family protein yields MTRLIVWRHGNTDWNAASRVQGQTDVPLNDLGREQARAAAPLLAALRPDAIVASDLSRAMDTAAALAAVTGLPVGTDPRLRERHFGLWQGLVLAEAAERHPAEYARWRAGDPDPGAGIETLDDLGKRVGAAFQDAADLAPGGTVVVTTHGAGARQGVGQLLGWEHAVLRTIGSLSNCHWTELRHDDARGWHLRAHNVGLITVPATEAV; encoded by the coding sequence ATGACCCGTCTGATCGTCTGGCGGCACGGCAACACCGACTGGAACGCCGCCAGCCGGGTGCAGGGGCAGACCGACGTGCCGCTCAACGACCTCGGCCGCGAGCAGGCCCGCGCCGCCGCGCCCCTGCTCGCCGCGCTGCGGCCGGACGCCATCGTCGCCAGCGACCTGAGCCGCGCGATGGACACCGCCGCCGCGCTCGCCGCGGTGACCGGGCTGCCGGTGGGCACCGACCCCCGGCTGCGGGAGCGGCACTTCGGGCTCTGGCAGGGCCTGGTCCTCGCCGAGGCCGCCGAGCGTCACCCCGCCGAGTACGCCCGCTGGCGCGCCGGCGACCCGGATCCGGGTGCCGGCATCGAGACCCTCGACGACCTCGGCAAGCGGGTCGGTGCGGCATTCCAGGACGCGGCCGACCTCGCCCCCGGCGGCACCGTCGTGGTGACCACCCACGGCGCGGGCGCCCGCCAGGGCGTCGGTCAACTGCTGGGGTGGGAGCACGCGGTGCTGCGCACCATCGGGTCGCTGTCCAACTGCCACTGGACGGAGCTGCGGCACGACGACGCCCGCGGCTGGCACCTGCGCGCCCACAATGTCGGCCTGATCACCGTGCCGGCCACCGAGGCAGTCTGA
- the nadD gene encoding nicotinate-nucleotide adenylyltransferase yields MEEDIRRVGIMGGTFDPIHHGHLVAASEVADRFGLDEVVFVPTGQPWQKADEPVSPAEDRYLMTVIATASNPRFQVSRVDIDRGGPTYTVDTLRDLQAEYGPKVQLYFITGADALERILSWKDLDEIFELAHFIGVTRPGFELTDAHLPADTVSLVQVPAMAISSTDCRARVARGEPVWYLVPDGVVQYIAKRRLYQQ; encoded by the coding sequence ATGGAGGAGGACATCCGGCGGGTCGGCATCATGGGCGGCACCTTCGATCCGATCCACCACGGGCACCTCGTCGCGGCCAGCGAGGTGGCGGACCGGTTCGGGCTGGACGAGGTGGTCTTCGTGCCCACCGGCCAGCCGTGGCAGAAGGCGGACGAGCCGGTCAGCCCGGCGGAGGACCGCTACCTGATGACGGTGATCGCCACCGCCTCCAACCCGCGTTTCCAGGTCAGCCGGGTCGACATCGACCGGGGCGGGCCGACCTACACGGTCGACACGCTGCGCGACCTGCAGGCCGAGTACGGCCCGAAGGTGCAGCTGTACTTCATCACGGGGGCCGACGCGCTGGAGCGGATCCTCTCCTGGAAGGACCTGGACGAGATCTTCGAGCTGGCCCACTTCATCGGTGTCACCCGGCCCGGCTTCGAGCTCACCGACGCGCACCTGCCCGCAGACACGGTGAGTCTGGTGCAGGTTCCGGCGATGGCCATCTCGTCCACGGACTGCCGGGCCCGGGTCGCCCGGGGCGAGCCGGTCTGGTACCTCGTGCCGGACGGTGTGGTGCAGTACATCGCCAAGCGGCGCCTCTACCAGCAGTGA
- a CDS encoding DUF397 domain-containing protein, with protein sequence MASHPKGDFDLSRAVWQRAEGDTSESAVEVAFVDDLIGMRNSAEPDGPVLVFTQAEWDAFVAGAQDGEFDLD encoded by the coding sequence ATGGCTTCGCACCCCAAGGGCGACTTCGACCTGTCCCGGGCGGTCTGGCAGCGGGCCGAGGGCGACACCTCCGAGAGCGCCGTCGAGGTGGCCTTCGTCGACGACCTGATCGGCATGCGCAACTCCGCCGAGCCGGACGGCCCGGTGCTGGTCTTCACCCAGGCGGAGTGGGACGCCTTCGTCGCCGGCGCGCAGGACGGCGAGTTCGACCTGGACTGA
- a CDS encoding DUF4383 domain-containing protein, giving the protein MARNARGGPAGPRPRVQLAAVAAAGVFLLVGVLGFVPGITTDYGDMTFAGHHSEARLLGLFQVSILHNVLHLGFGLVGLVLARSVAGARVFLAGGGALYLGLWLYGLAIDRESAANFIPVNDADNWLHLVLGFGMLALGLLLSNRVGTGTALDDPFDRP; this is encoded by the coding sequence ATGGCACGGAACGCACGCGGCGGACCGGCGGGACCCAGGCCGCGGGTGCAGCTGGCGGCCGTGGCCGCAGCCGGGGTCTTCCTCCTGGTCGGCGTGCTCGGGTTCGTCCCCGGCATCACCACCGACTACGGCGACATGACGTTCGCCGGGCACCACTCCGAGGCCCGGCTGCTCGGCCTGTTCCAGGTGTCGATCCTGCACAACGTGCTGCACCTGGGCTTCGGGCTGGTCGGCCTGGTGCTGGCCCGCAGCGTCGCCGGAGCCCGGGTCTTCCTCGCCGGCGGCGGCGCGCTCTATCTCGGCCTGTGGCTGTACGGTCTGGCGATCGACCGGGAGAGCGCGGCGAACTTCATCCCGGTCAACGACGCCGACAACTGGCTGCACCTGGTCCTCGGCTTCGGCATGCTGGCCCTCGGCCTGCTGCTGTCCAACCGGGTGGGCACGGGCACCGCCCTGGACGACCCCTTCGACCGCCCCTGA
- the rsfS gene encoding ribosome silencing factor → MTVSERAHELALAAAQAAADKKAQDIVIIDVGDQLAITDAFLLASAPNERQVLAIVDAIEERLLQLPEKAKPVRREGERGGRWVLLDYVDIVVHVQHTEEREFYALDRLWKDCPTIPFVDRDLVDAESGAGSAAAE, encoded by the coding sequence GTGACAGTTTCCGAACGCGCTCACGAGTTGGCTCTCGCCGCCGCCCAGGCCGCGGCCGACAAGAAGGCGCAGGACATCGTCATCATCGACGTGGGCGATCAGCTCGCCATCACCGACGCGTTCCTGCTCGCCTCGGCTCCCAACGAGCGGCAGGTGCTCGCCATCGTCGACGCCATCGAGGAGCGCCTGCTCCAGCTGCCGGAGAAGGCCAAGCCGGTCCGCCGCGAGGGCGAGCGGGGCGGCCGGTGGGTGCTGCTCGACTACGTCGACATCGTGGTGCACGTCCAGCACACCGAGGAGCGCGAGTTCTACGCCCTCGACCGGCTGTGGAAGGACTGCCCGACGATCCCGTTCGTCGACCGGGACCTCGTCGACGCCGAGTCCGGCGCCGGCTCCGCCGCCGCCGAATGA
- a CDS encoding DUF6766 family protein → MPRWLRDNALTIAMFGAFLVFLVLQSVFGWQTHNEELAEFGAEPTSWAAYLRSGHFMESVFENWESEFLQMGGYVLLTAYLVQRGSAESKPVQQTDRPEDDERRATADSPWPVRIGGLPLVIYRNGLSIALLLIFAGSFVGHLLGGTADYNEQQALQSGAPPIGAWDFLGTSEFWFQSMQNWQSEFLAVGTLIVLSIFLRQHASPESKPVTVAHAHTGD, encoded by the coding sequence ATGCCTCGTTGGCTGCGCGACAACGCGCTGACCATCGCCATGTTCGGCGCTTTCCTCGTCTTCCTGGTGCTGCAGAGCGTGTTCGGCTGGCAGACCCACAACGAGGAACTCGCCGAGTTCGGAGCCGAGCCGACGAGCTGGGCGGCGTACCTGCGCAGCGGCCACTTCATGGAGTCGGTCTTCGAGAACTGGGAGTCGGAGTTCCTCCAGATGGGCGGCTACGTGCTGCTCACCGCGTACCTGGTGCAGCGCGGCTCGGCGGAGTCGAAGCCGGTGCAGCAGACCGACCGGCCCGAGGACGACGAGCGCCGGGCCACCGCCGACTCGCCCTGGCCGGTGCGCATCGGCGGCCTGCCCCTGGTGATCTACCGGAACGGCCTCTCCATCGCGCTGCTGCTGATCTTCGCCGGCTCGTTCGTCGGCCACCTGCTCGGCGGCACCGCCGACTACAACGAGCAGCAGGCGCTGCAGAGCGGGGCGCCGCCGATCGGCGCGTGGGATTTCCTCGGCACCAGTGAGTTCTGGTTCCAGTCCATGCAGAACTGGCAGAGCGAGTTCCTCGCCGTCGGCACGCTGATCGTGCTGAGCATCTTCCTGCGCCAGCACGCCTCGCCCGAGTCGAAGCCGGTCACGGTGGCGCACGCGCACACCGGCGACTGA
- a CDS encoding glycosyltransferase, translating to MSTPTRAPDAPGPDGRRAPAPTTPDHRPAGPAPTPGTAQDDRHRPPPAPTTPDDDSAGPAPTPGTARVGRATPAAAPVAGSRLPVAYVLPLRWADDGGLPGLTGYLRWLSARVEVTVVDGSPPELFHRHRSAWRGLVRHLPPDPALRGVNGKVTGVLTGVGAARHEHVVIADDDVRYDEAGLRAVHRLLDRVDLVRPQNYFDPLPWHAWWDTGRTLLNRALGADYPGTLAVRRSTFLAMGGYDPNVLFENLELIRTVRAYGGTEAAPAWLHVRRLPPDTGHFLGQRVRQAYDDLAQPARLVASLAVLPALAAAVAARRPGLLLGAAATTVALAEAGRRRGGGVEVFPPSTALAAPLWVLERGTCSWFAVGRRLLFGGVRYAGGRVRRAAHFERTLRHHRR from the coding sequence GTGAGCACGCCCACCCGGGCGCCCGACGCTCCGGGCCCGGACGGCCGCCGCGCGCCGGCCCCGACCACCCCCGACCACCGCCCCGCCGGCCCGGCGCCGACTCCGGGCACCGCCCAGGACGACCGACACCGCCCCCCGCCGGCCCCGACCACCCCCGACGACGACTCCGCCGGCCCGGCGCCGACTCCGGGCACCGCCCGGGTCGGCCGCGCCACGCCCGCCGCCGCCCCTGTCGCTGGCAGTCGCCTGCCCGTCGCGTACGTCCTGCCGCTGCGCTGGGCCGACGACGGCGGGCTGCCCGGGCTGACCGGCTATCTGCGCTGGCTGAGCGCCCGCGTCGAGGTGACCGTGGTGGACGGGTCGCCGCCGGAGCTGTTCCACCGGCACCGGTCGGCCTGGCGCGGGCTGGTCCGGCACCTGCCGCCCGATCCCGCCCTGCGCGGTGTCAACGGGAAGGTGACCGGCGTGCTCACCGGCGTCGGCGCGGCCCGACACGAGCACGTGGTGATCGCCGACGACGACGTCCGGTACGACGAGGCGGGGCTGCGCGCCGTGCACCGGCTGCTCGACCGGGTGGACCTGGTCCGGCCGCAGAACTACTTCGACCCGCTGCCCTGGCACGCCTGGTGGGACACCGGGCGGACCCTGCTCAACCGGGCGCTCGGCGCCGACTACCCGGGCACCCTGGCGGTGCGCCGGAGCACCTTCCTCGCCATGGGCGGCTACGACCCGAACGTGCTGTTCGAGAACCTGGAGCTGATCCGCACCGTGCGCGCGTACGGGGGCACCGAGGCGGCGCCCGCCTGGCTGCACGTACGCCGGCTGCCGCCCGACACCGGCCACTTCCTCGGCCAGCGGGTCCGCCAGGCGTACGACGACCTGGCCCAGCCGGCCCGCCTGGTGGCCTCGCTCGCGGTCCTGCCGGCGCTGGCGGCGGCGGTCGCGGCCCGGCGACCGGGGCTGTTGCTCGGCGCGGCCGCGACCACGGTGGCTCTGGCCGAGGCGGGCCGGCGCCGGGGCGGCGGCGTCGAGGTCTTCCCGCCGTCAACCGCCCTGGCGGCACCGCTCTGGGTGCTGGAACGCGGCACGTGCAGCTGGTTCGCCGTCGGCCGGCGGCTCCTCTTCGGCGGGGTGCGCTACGCCGGCGGCCGGGTACGCCGCGCCGCCCACTTCGAACGCACCCTCCGCCACCACCGCCGCTGA
- a CDS encoding phage holin family protein — protein MSMPTQGSGLNSGYHPHDADEVRSSSIGELMRQVTTGLSTLMRQEVELAKAEIRQEGKKAGKAAGFFGGAGFGGYMVALFLSLALWAGLSNVMDAGWAALIVAVIWGAIAAVLYSMAKKNAERIRGLKQTNDSVQRIPDALKPHPQEVTR, from the coding sequence ATGAGCATGCCGACGCAGGGGTCGGGGCTGAACTCCGGTTACCACCCCCACGACGCGGACGAGGTCCGGAGCAGCTCGATCGGTGAGCTGATGCGCCAGGTCACCACCGGCCTGTCCACCCTGATGCGGCAGGAGGTCGAACTCGCCAAGGCCGAGATCCGCCAGGAGGGCAAGAAGGCGGGCAAGGCCGCCGGCTTCTTCGGCGGCGCCGGCTTCGGCGGCTACATGGTGGCCCTGTTCCTGTCGCTGGCCCTCTGGGCCGGGCTGTCCAACGTGATGGACGCCGGCTGGGCGGCCCTGATCGTGGCCGTCATCTGGGGCGCCATCGCCGCGGTCCTCTACTCCATGGCCAAGAAGAACGCCGAGCGGATCCGCGGCCTCAAGCAGACCAACGACAGCGTGCAGCGGATTCCCGACGCGCTCAAGCCCCACCCGCAGGAGGTCACCCGATGA
- the pepN gene encoding aminopeptidase N: MPSLTRVEATARGAAITVESYQVDLDLTGGGERFRSHVTIRFRATPGAETFAEVRPATLLAVRLNDRELDPATLDDNRLPLAGLAEANTLTVAAEMAYTNTGEGMHRFVDPADGETYLYAMSFLDDVQRIFAAFDQPDLKAPVTLSVTAPEHWVVAANGRLADNPGPGRWEFAPTAPLATYFVSLVAGPWHVRRDEHDGIPLGLYCRRSLAPHLDADAEEIFTVTKQCLDRFHRLFAERYPFEKYDQAFVPEFNAGAMENPGLVTFRDDYVFRSAVTDTQRELRATTIAHEMAHMWFGDLVTMRWWDDLWLNESFAEYLGTRVTAEATRFDRAWTTFALRRKAWGYAADQRPSTHPVAPQEVADAAQALLNFDGISYAKGASVLRQLVAWLGDDAFLAGLNAHFAKHRFGNATLADLLGSLGAASGRDLSGWAERWLRAAQVNTLRAEVAVDADGRYTEVAIVQTAPATHPVSRPHRVGIGRYAADGTVTRAEVDLDPGAEGGRTVLPELAGEPAARLLLPNDGDLTFAKIRLDPASAEAAPTVLPALTDPLARALLWGEALDAATDGERPVTGLVALIAAALPVETEVIIAEDVLTLSRSLVDRYLDPAAREAALAQIAGACRGLLDGAPAGGSLQLAAARGWIAATTDADLLTGWLAGRDVPAGLAVDAELRWAVLRRLVVLGAAGAAEIAAEAAADPSATGAERAARCRAALPDPAAKQAAWEIIVSNTELSNRLVEATAEGFWQPEQAELTSAYVERYFADMPAAARARTPWVADRVANLAFPRYAVAQPTREAAAALLARDDLTPGLRRVVTDADDDLRRALVARTAVAAASA; this comes from the coding sequence ATGCCGAGCCTGACCCGTGTAGAGGCGACCGCGCGTGGCGCGGCGATCACCGTCGAGTCCTATCAGGTGGACCTCGACCTGACCGGCGGCGGCGAGCGGTTCCGCTCCCACGTCACCATCCGCTTCCGGGCGACCCCCGGCGCGGAGACCTTCGCCGAGGTCAGGCCCGCGACGCTGCTCGCGGTACGCCTCAACGACCGGGAGCTCGACCCGGCCACGCTGGACGACAACCGGCTGCCGCTGGCCGGGCTGGCCGAGGCCAACACGCTGACCGTCGCCGCCGAGATGGCGTACACGAACACCGGCGAGGGGATGCACCGCTTCGTCGACCCCGCCGACGGCGAGACCTACCTCTACGCCATGTCCTTCCTGGACGACGTGCAGCGCATCTTCGCCGCGTTCGACCAGCCCGACCTGAAGGCGCCGGTCACCCTCTCGGTGACGGCCCCGGAGCACTGGGTCGTCGCGGCCAACGGCCGGCTCGCCGACAACCCGGGGCCGGGGCGCTGGGAGTTCGCCCCGACGGCGCCGCTGGCGACGTACTTCGTCTCGCTGGTCGCCGGGCCCTGGCACGTGCGGCGCGACGAGCACGACGGCATCCCCCTCGGCCTCTACTGCCGGCGTTCGCTCGCGCCGCACCTGGACGCCGACGCCGAGGAGATCTTCACCGTCACGAAGCAGTGCCTCGACCGGTTCCACCGGCTCTTCGCCGAGCGTTACCCCTTCGAGAAGTACGACCAGGCGTTCGTGCCGGAGTTCAACGCCGGCGCGATGGAGAACCCGGGCCTCGTGACCTTCCGGGACGACTACGTCTTCCGTTCGGCGGTCACCGACACCCAGCGCGAGCTGCGCGCCACCACCATCGCCCACGAGATGGCCCACATGTGGTTCGGCGACCTGGTCACCATGCGCTGGTGGGACGACCTCTGGCTCAACGAGTCCTTCGCGGAGTACCTCGGCACCCGGGTCACCGCCGAGGCCACCCGCTTCGACCGGGCCTGGACGACCTTCGCCCTGCGGCGTAAGGCGTGGGGCTACGCCGCCGACCAGCGCCCCTCCACCCACCCGGTGGCCCCGCAGGAGGTGGCCGACGCGGCCCAGGCGCTGCTCAACTTCGACGGCATCTCGTACGCAAAGGGCGCCAGCGTGCTGCGGCAGCTGGTCGCCTGGCTCGGCGACGACGCCTTCCTCGCCGGCCTCAACGCGCACTTCGCGAAGCACCGGTTCGGCAACGCCACCCTGGCCGACCTGCTCGGCAGCCTCGGCGCGGCGAGCGGGCGCGACCTGTCCGGCTGGGCCGAGCGCTGGCTGCGGGCGGCGCAGGTCAACACGCTGCGCGCCGAGGTGGCCGTCGACGCGGACGGCCGCTACACCGAGGTGGCGATCGTGCAGACCGCCCCGGCGACGCATCCGGTGTCGCGGCCGCACCGCGTCGGGATCGGCCGGTACGCCGCCGACGGGACGGTCACCCGCGCGGAGGTCGACCTCGACCCGGGTGCCGAGGGTGGCCGGACCGTCCTCCCGGAGCTGGCGGGGGAGCCGGCGGCGCGGCTGCTGCTGCCCAACGACGGCGACCTGACCTTCGCGAAGATCCGGCTCGACCCGGCGTCGGCGGAGGCCGCGCCGACGGTGCTGCCCGCCCTGACCGACCCGTTGGCCCGGGCGCTGCTCTGGGGCGAGGCGCTGGACGCCGCCACCGACGGGGAACGGCCGGTCACCGGCCTGGTCGCCCTGATCGCCGCCGCGCTGCCCGTCGAGACCGAGGTGATCATCGCGGAGGACGTGCTCACGCTCAGCCGCTCGCTGGTCGACCGTTACCTCGACCCGGCCGCCCGCGAGGCCGCGCTGGCGCAGATCGCCGGGGCGTGTCGCGGGCTGCTCGACGGTGCCCCGGCCGGCGGGTCCCTCCAGCTCGCCGCCGCCCGGGGCTGGATCGCGGCCACGACCGACGCCGACCTGCTGACCGGCTGGCTCGCCGGCCGGGACGTCCCGGCGGGGCTGGCGGTCGACGCCGAGCTGCGCTGGGCGGTGCTGCGCCGGCTGGTGGTGCTCGGCGCGGCCGGGGCGGCGGAGATCGCCGCGGAGGCGGCGGCCGATCCCAGCGCCACCGGTGCCGAGCGGGCCGCCCGCTGTCGGGCGGCGCTGCCCGACCCGGCGGCCAAGCAGGCCGCGTGGGAGATCATCGTGTCGAACACGGAGCTGTCCAACCGGCTCGTCGAGGCGACCGCCGAGGGCTTCTGGCAGCCCGAGCAGGCCGAGCTGACGAGCGCATACGTCGAGCGGTACTTCGCCGACATGCCGGCCGCCGCGCGGGCGCGTACGCCCTGGGTGGCGGACCGGGTCGCGAACCTGGCCTTCCCCCGCTACGCCGTGGCGCAGCCCACCCGGGAGGCGGCCGCGGCGCTGCTGGCCCGCGACGACCTCACCCCCGGCCTGCGCCGGGTGGTGACCGACGCCGACGACGACCTGCGCCGGGCGTTGGTGGCGCGGACGGCGGTGGCTGCCGCGTCGGCCTGA
- a CDS encoding class I SAM-dependent DNA methyltransferase — MSFDASEYGRHVAEVYDEAYAHLTPDAAVERLAALADGGPVCEFGIGTGRLALPLVARGLTVAGIEGSPEMVAGLREKPGGDAIEVAVGDFAETRVPGEFALVVLAFNTIFALPDQAAQVACFRNAAAHLRPGGRFVVEAWVPDPGAFRAGGALRPVRVAEDAVLLEAALLHPAEQRMTTTKVRLSSAGVQLLPANHRYAWPAELDLMAELAGLRREHRWADWTGRPFTDDSRDHVSVYRRPERA, encoded by the coding sequence TTGTCCTTCGACGCCAGCGAGTACGGCCGACACGTCGCCGAGGTCTACGACGAGGCGTACGCCCACCTCACGCCGGACGCCGCCGTCGAGCGGCTGGCCGCGCTGGCCGACGGCGGCCCGGTGTGCGAGTTCGGCATCGGCACCGGCCGGCTGGCGCTGCCGCTGGTCGCCCGAGGGTTGACCGTCGCCGGCATCGAGGGCTCCCCCGAGATGGTCGCCGGCCTGCGCGAGAAGCCCGGCGGCGACGCGATCGAGGTCGCCGTCGGCGACTTCGCCGAGACCCGGGTGCCGGGCGAGTTCGCGCTGGTGGTGCTCGCGTTCAACACCATCTTCGCGCTGCCGGACCAGGCCGCCCAGGTCGCCTGCTTCCGCAACGCCGCCGCCCACCTGCGGCCCGGCGGCCGGTTCGTGGTCGAGGCCTGGGTGCCCGATCCCGGGGCGTTCCGGGCCGGCGGCGCGCTGCGCCCGGTGCGGGTCGCCGAGGACGCGGTGCTGCTGGAGGCGGCCCTGCTGCACCCCGCCGAGCAACGGATGACCACGACGAAGGTGCGGCTCAGCAGCGCCGGGGTGCAGTTGCTGCCGGCCAACCACCGCTACGCCTGGCCCGCCGAGCTGGACCTGATGGCCGAGCTGGCCGGGCTGCGCCGGGAGCACCGGTGGGCCGACTGGACCGGGCGGCCCTTCACCGACGACAGCCGCGACCACGTGTCGGTCTACCGCCGCCCGGAGCGGGCGTGA